A genome region from Arachis duranensis cultivar V14167 chromosome 6, aradu.V14167.gnm2.J7QH, whole genome shotgun sequence includes the following:
- the LOC107491890 gene encoding B3 domain-containing protein Os03g0120900 codes for MEEEVKGYSDSREEEEEEEEDEAAEIIPIPNTRQETNSSGNRLQQQQDTAVAPNFSQRKQLDLMELSLGSGSSKDDRNWQQGGGGGGGMVGSCSSSSSEAVEKEHMFDKVVTPSDVGKLNRLVIPKQHAEKYFPLDSSSNDKGLLLNFEDRNGKLWRFRYSYWNSSQSYVMTKGWSRFVKEKKLDAGDIVSFHRGLGELYRHRLYIDWRRRPDHPPPDPSASLISPFFLPNHYSAAITWGAGGRFYSLPSPTPPPRHHHFHHHQHHPLATNYNTHMYGFHHHPGAAATGTSHHLLSGYNDQQLNSGSPGPLYYLRSPPSMSIVDPNLHQERGTAIAPMIIDSVPVAHHHHQQQQHQHGVVPNSSNFDSTNTAGKRLRLFGVNMECASSSSSSPAEDHSHLAMSSSLPSSSRFGDQRGDTTTTTTSVLFDLDPSLQYHHHHRH; via the exons ATGGAAGAAGAAGTGAAAGGATATTCCGATAGcagagaagaggaggaggaggaggaggaagacgaAGCAGCGGAAATCATCCCAATTCCAAACACAAGACAAGAAACCAACAGCAGCGGAAACA GGTTACAGCAGCAGCAAGATACAGCAGTAGCTCCCAATTTCAGTCAGCGGAAGCAgctagatttgatggagttgTCACTAGGGAGCGGGAGCAGCAAGGACGATCGGAATTGGCagcaaggaggaggaggaggaggaggaatggTTGGTTCTtgctcatcatcatcatcggagGCGGTGGAGAAAGAGCACATGTTCGACAAAGTGGTGACCCCAAGCGACGTAGGGAAGCTGAACAGGCTAGTGATACCGAAGCAGCACGCGGAGAAGTACTTTCCATTGGACTCATCCTCCAACGATAAGGGGCTTCTCCTCAACTTCGAGGACAGGAACGGCAAGCTGTGGCGCTTCAGATACTCCTACTGGAACAGCAGCCAGAGCTATGTTATGACCAAAGGCTGGAGTCGCTTCGTTAAGGAGAAGAAGCTCGACGCCGGCGACATTGTCTCCTTCCACCGCGGCCTCGGGGAACTCTATAGACACAGGCTGTACATTGACTGGAGGCGCAGGCCCGACCATCCCCCTCCTGACCCTTCCGCCTCCCTCATCTCCCCTTTCTTCCTTCCTAACCACTACTCCGCCGCCATCACATGGGGCGCCGGCGGCAGGTTCTACTCTCTGCCTTCTCCCACGCCTCCTCCTCGCCACCATCACTTTCATCATCATCAGCACCACCCCCTCGCTACTAATTACAACACCCATATGTATGGCTTTCATCATCATCCAGGTGCTGCAGCAACTGGAACAagtcatcatcttctcagcggTTACAACGATCAGCAGCTGAATTCCGGATCTCCTGGACCTCTCTATTACCTGAGGTCACCCCCCTCAATGTCAATTGTTGACCCCAACTTGCATCAGGAGAGAGGGACTGCTATTGCCCCCATGATCATTGATTCTGTGCCGGTtgctcatcatcatcatcaacaacagCAACATCAACATGGTGTGGTGCCTAATAGTAGTAACTTTGACAGTACTAATACCGCAGGAAAACGGCTGAGGCTATTTGGGGTCAACATGGaatgtgcttcttcttcttcttcttccccagCTGAAGATCACTCGCATTTGGCAATGTCTAGTTCATTACCATCGTCAAGCAGGTTTGGGGATCAGAGAGGGgatactactactactactacttctGTACTttttgatttggatccctcttTGCAATACCATCACCACCACCGGCATTGA